Proteins co-encoded in one Deinococcus aestuarii genomic window:
- a CDS encoding ASCH domain-containing protein has protein sequence MKISKKAIEEVIRSVEASEAGEVVVSFEEFWAHFGVADTMQALQQQVAERLAAEGLEVSFEVVIALPPEDLPQRAEFAFPARPAPVDLSAETLRALSIQQPWVELILRGEKNLEYRSRRLREMGPLLLHASGTVVPENFEGLDVDTDALPYRALVGLVDVVGVEEVEGEEGLYAWQLAHPRRFQAPIAYSGAAGIFRVPMGKVGPAVRAVTLGASS, from the coding sequence ATGAAGATCAGCAAGAAGGCCATTGAGGAAGTTATCCGCAGCGTCGAGGCCAGCGAGGCGGGGGAAGTCGTCGTCTCGTTCGAGGAGTTCTGGGCCCACTTCGGCGTGGCCGACACCATGCAGGCCCTTCAACAGCAGGTGGCCGAACGGCTGGCCGCCGAGGGTTTGGAGGTGTCCTTTGAGGTGGTCATCGCCCTCCCACCGGAGGACCTGCCGCAGCGCGCGGAGTTCGCCTTCCCCGCCCGACCCGCGCCTGTCGACCTGTCGGCAGAGACCCTGCGTGCCCTCAGCATCCAGCAGCCCTGGGTCGAGCTGATCCTGCGCGGCGAGAAGAACCTGGAGTACCGCTCCCGCCGGCTGCGGGAGATGGGGCCCCTGCTGCTGCACGCCTCTGGCACGGTCGTCCCGGAGAACTTCGAGGGGCTGGATGTCGACACGGACGCCCTCCCTTACCGCGCGCTGGTCGGCCTTGTGGACGTGGTCGGCGTCGAGGAGGTGGAGGGGGAAGAGGGCCTGTACGCGTGGCAGCTCGCCCATCCGCGTCGCTTCCAGGCGCCCATCGCCTACTCCGGTGCCGCGGGCATCTTCCGTGTACCCATGGGGAAGGTGGGGCCTGCCGTCCGTGCCGTGACGCTTGGGGCGTCTTCTTGA
- a CDS encoding AAA family ATPase, whose protein sequence is MKTVSPEQLSTRLRAWAETHPTTVSDEHRAIREAFQTRFPLETLQDLPLEEYAIGRGDADNFCYWLEQKTQMLGSIRGGTSSKFGVYWSQKQQEYVVNAAFSSPEDARSRILGAIAEGAEHLEGGDIVGLDEATASMGESRYSLRLKPLTLYFPDRLLPITNPEHLQGFLRAFGQEPSGDQAALNHQLLSFLRTVPGTEPYDTVGLMRFLYSEFPPVKLADSLGRQVWKVAVGEGSAFLGDALKWDAVFIGSHLPDLSTVLPKDMPEALAEVGDDRGFASSAVNFAHRMREGDVVLVNRGMKTVAAVGLIDGPYLAPGAEFNPMTPEILGDRSPFWAHARRVRWLLTAELLLPADLPLLAVKTVTSLPESTLQAVLGAYAARDGSPENTARLEELGWAGGVSGDVRPPNAVWSEEVQYLMDVASHTRNIVLYGPPGTGKTFTAREFAQAWLGSPQTTTVSSRPAKAQRWWEVIALALSDLEEATVPQLLQHPEVQALAGQRPDNNSVSSTVWRQLQSHSRPEDGGTVDRHRPSVFTRSGNDPASSAWTLTEGGRAEVARLRDEQPEVAELPGDTALSPGLHLITFHPAFTYEEFVEGLRPTRSGGFEIRDGAFKRICRAAHENPDQDHVVIIDEINRADTAKTFGELITLLEDDKRAEPGTLGRYAVTLPYSDAPDNRFSVPSNVYIVGTMNTADRSITLMDVALRRRFTFIEVPPRPELLKGLVEGTGLSPERLLTTLNEGLTAALDPDHRVGHAYLMGPTLSVRDLSFRWRHKLVPLLQEYFYARDEQLRSLLGEALHDDATGKVRLGDDDLIAALVKFTGTGGASISSA, encoded by the coding sequence GTGAAGACGGTTTCCCCTGAGCAGCTCTCGACCCGCCTTCGGGCATGGGCTGAGACCCATCCCACGACGGTCTCCGACGAACACCGTGCTATTCGAGAGGCATTTCAGACACGCTTTCCGCTGGAGACGCTGCAGGACCTTCCATTGGAGGAGTACGCCATCGGGCGCGGGGACGCCGACAACTTCTGCTACTGGCTCGAACAGAAAACTCAGATGCTCGGCAGCATTCGTGGCGGGACGTCCAGCAAATTCGGCGTGTACTGGAGCCAGAAGCAGCAGGAGTACGTCGTCAATGCCGCGTTCAGCAGCCCTGAGGACGCCCGCAGCCGCATTTTGGGCGCCATTGCCGAGGGTGCCGAGCATCTTGAGGGGGGCGACATCGTCGGGCTTGACGAGGCGACAGCGTCGATGGGCGAGTCGCGTTACAGCCTGCGCCTCAAACCCCTGACGCTGTATTTCCCGGACCGGCTGCTGCCAATCACCAACCCCGAGCATTTGCAGGGGTTCCTGCGCGCTTTCGGACAGGAACCCTCCGGCGACCAGGCAGCCCTGAATCACCAACTGCTCTCCTTCCTGCGGACGGTGCCGGGCACGGAGCCCTACGACACCGTGGGCCTGATGCGCTTCCTGTACAGTGAGTTTCCGCCGGTGAAGTTGGCCGACTCCCTCGGACGTCAGGTCTGGAAGGTGGCGGTAGGGGAGGGGTCCGCCTTCCTGGGCGACGCGTTGAAGTGGGACGCGGTGTTCATCGGGTCACACCTGCCCGACCTCAGCACCGTTCTGCCAAAGGATATGCCGGAGGCCCTCGCCGAGGTGGGCGATGACCGCGGCTTTGCGTCTTCGGCCGTCAACTTTGCCCACCGTATGCGTGAGGGCGACGTGGTGCTCGTCAACCGGGGAATGAAAACTGTGGCCGCGGTCGGGCTGATCGACGGGCCATACCTGGCGCCAGGCGCAGAATTCAACCCGATGACCCCGGAAATCCTGGGGGACCGTTCGCCTTTTTGGGCCCATGCCCGGCGTGTGCGGTGGCTGCTCACGGCTGAACTGCTACTGCCCGCGGATCTCCCCCTGCTGGCCGTCAAGACGGTCACCTCTCTGCCAGAATCGACCCTTCAGGCCGTCCTCGGGGCGTACGCGGCGCGGGACGGCTCGCCGGAGAACACCGCCCGGCTGGAGGAGTTGGGTTGGGCTGGAGGCGTGTCAGGGGACGTGCGACCCCCCAATGCCGTGTGGAGCGAGGAGGTGCAGTACCTCATGGATGTAGCCTCTCACACGAGGAACATCGTGTTGTACGGACCGCCGGGCACCGGCAAGACTTTCACGGCACGCGAGTTCGCCCAGGCGTGGCTGGGCTCTCCCCAGACCACCACCGTGTCATCTCGCCCTGCGAAGGCCCAGCGGTGGTGGGAGGTCATTGCCCTGGCGCTCTCGGACTTGGAAGAGGCGACCGTCCCCCAACTCCTCCAGCATCCCGAGGTGCAGGCGCTCGCCGGTCAGCGCCCCGACAACAACTCCGTGAGCAGCACGGTCTGGCGGCAACTCCAGAGCCACTCCCGCCCGGAAGACGGCGGGACGGTGGATCGGCACAGGCCCTCCGTCTTCACCCGGTCGGGCAATGACCCCGCGTCATCGGCCTGGACCCTGACCGAGGGGGGGCGGGCTGAGGTCGCCCGGTTGCGTGACGAACAGCCGGAAGTCGCCGAACTGCCGGGGGACACGGCTCTCTCCCCCGGCCTGCACCTGATCACGTTCCACCCGGCCTTCACCTACGAGGAGTTCGTGGAGGGCCTGCGTCCGACCCGCAGCGGGGGCTTCGAGATCAGGGACGGGGCATTCAAACGCATCTGCCGTGCCGCCCACGAGAACCCCGACCAGGACCACGTGGTGATCATCGATGAGATCAACCGCGCTGACACCGCCAAGACCTTCGGCGAGCTGATCACCCTGCTGGAGGACGACAAGCGGGCGGAACCCGGCACCCTGGGGCGCTACGCGGTCACCCTGCCGTACTCTGACGCGCCGGACAACCGCTTCAGCGTGCCCAGCAACGTGTACATCGTCGGCACCATGAACACGGCGGACCGGTCGATCACGCTGATGGACGTGGCCCTGCGGCGCCGCTTCACCTTTATCGAGGTGCCGCCCAGGCCGGAACTCCTGAAGGGGCTGGTCGAGGGGACAGGGCTGTCCCCCGAACGGCTCCTCACGACGCTGAACGAAGGCCTCACCGCGGCGCTCGACCCAGATCACCGGGTCGGCCACGCCTACCTGATGGGACCGACCCTGAGCGTCCGTGACCTGTCGTTCCGCTGGCGGCACAAGCTCGTGCCACTGCTTCAGGAATACTTCTACGCCCGAGACGAGCAACTCCGCAGCCTGTTGGGGGAGGCCCTCCACGACGACGCGACCGGGAAGGTGAGGTTAGGTGACGACGACCTCATCGCCGCACTGGTGAAATTCACAGGGACCGGTGGGGCGTCCATATCCTCTGCGTAA
- the brxL gene encoding protease Lon-related BREX system protein BrxL, whose translation MDDLNGKLNATYPGKVVRKDLTARIKEGANVPIYVLEYLLGMYCATDDDATIEEGVTRVKRILAENYVRPDEAEKVKSKVRELGRYTVIDRVSARLNEKADRYEVELMNLGVAGVEVDAVVIQLYEKLLAGGIWCILQLEYDASHKPSPFLLASLKPIQMPATDMEELRAGRAAFTRAEWMDVLLRSVGMEPTVFAQHVKWHLLARMVPLAENNYNSVELGPRSTGKSHVYKEISPNSILISGGQTTVANLFYNMARRQVGLVGLWDVVAFDEVAGINFKDNDGIQIMKDFMNSGSFARGKAEIAAPASMVFVGNINQSVESLVKTSHLLAPFPPAMIDTAFFDRIHAYIPGWEIPKFRPESFTTQYGFIVDYLAEWVRELRKVSYADAIDRHFRLGNNLNQRDVRAVRKTTSGLLKLLHPDGQCGKEDVRDALVYALGVRRRVKEQLKKIGGMEFYDVHFSYIDLETLDEHHVTLPEQSSGALIPEGPLQAGHAHAVSPAEGGMLGLYRVELQATPGNGRLVRTGTASASAARDAVNIAFNYFKANSSRVSGGINPDGSDYLLHLVDVQGNGAPKHISLALLISLCSAALGKALQPQLVLLGQMTLGGTISSVENLAASLQLALDAGGKRVLLPMSSAADLATVPPELFSKFQVTFYSDPVDAVFKALGVQ comes from the coding sequence GTGGACGACCTGAACGGCAAGCTCAACGCTACCTACCCTGGCAAGGTCGTGCGCAAGGACCTCACCGCCCGCATCAAGGAGGGCGCGAACGTCCCGATCTACGTGCTGGAGTACCTGCTGGGGATGTACTGCGCCACCGACGATGACGCCACCATCGAGGAGGGCGTCACCCGCGTCAAGCGCATCCTCGCGGAGAACTACGTCCGCCCGGACGAGGCCGAGAAGGTCAAGAGCAAGGTGCGGGAACTGGGCCGGTACACGGTCATCGACCGGGTGAGCGCGCGGCTCAACGAGAAGGCCGACCGCTACGAGGTCGAGCTGATGAACCTGGGCGTGGCGGGCGTCGAGGTCGACGCGGTGGTCATCCAGCTGTACGAGAAACTGCTGGCGGGCGGCATCTGGTGCATCCTGCAACTGGAGTACGACGCGAGCCACAAGCCCAGCCCCTTTCTCCTCGCCAGCCTCAAGCCCATCCAGATGCCGGCCACCGACATGGAGGAGCTGCGGGCGGGCCGCGCGGCATTCACCCGTGCCGAGTGGATGGACGTGCTGCTGCGCTCGGTGGGCATGGAGCCCACCGTGTTCGCCCAGCACGTCAAGTGGCACCTGCTCGCGCGGATGGTGCCCCTCGCGGAGAACAATTACAACTCGGTCGAGCTCGGCCCGCGTTCCACCGGCAAAAGCCATGTGTACAAGGAGATCAGCCCCAACAGCATTCTGATCAGCGGCGGGCAGACGACCGTGGCGAACCTCTTCTACAATATGGCCCGGCGGCAGGTCGGGCTGGTCGGCCTGTGGGACGTCGTCGCCTTTGACGAGGTGGCGGGCATCAACTTCAAGGACAATGATGGCATCCAGATCATGAAGGACTTCATGAACTCCGGGTCCTTTGCGCGGGGCAAGGCGGAAATTGCTGCGCCCGCGAGCATGGTGTTCGTCGGGAACATCAACCAGAGCGTGGAGAGCCTGGTGAAGACCTCGCACCTGCTCGCACCCTTCCCGCCCGCGATGATCGACACGGCGTTCTTTGACCGCATTCACGCCTACATCCCCGGCTGGGAAATCCCCAAGTTCCGCCCGGAGAGCTTCACCACCCAGTACGGCTTCATCGTGGACTACCTCGCGGAGTGGGTGCGGGAGCTGCGCAAAGTGTCCTACGCGGACGCCATCGACCGCCACTTCCGGCTGGGCAATAACCTCAATCAGCGTGACGTGCGGGCCGTGCGCAAGACGACCTCGGGGCTGCTCAAGCTGCTGCACCCGGACGGACAGTGCGGTAAGGAGGATGTCCGCGACGCCCTGGTGTATGCCCTGGGCGTGCGCCGCCGGGTCAAGGAGCAGCTCAAGAAGATCGGCGGTATGGAGTTCTACGACGTGCACTTCAGCTACATCGACCTCGAGACGTTGGACGAGCACCACGTGACGCTTCCCGAGCAGTCGAGCGGAGCCCTGATTCCTGAAGGGCCGCTACAGGCAGGGCACGCCCATGCGGTGAGTCCAGCGGAGGGCGGCATGCTCGGTCTGTACCGGGTGGAGTTGCAGGCCACACCTGGCAACGGGCGACTCGTCCGGACCGGCACGGCGAGCGCCTCTGCGGCGCGCGACGCGGTGAACATCGCGTTCAACTACTTCAAGGCGAATTCCAGTCGGGTCAGCGGCGGCATCAACCCGGACGGCTCGGACTACCTGTTGCACCTGGTGGACGTGCAGGGCAACGGCGCACCGAAACACATCAGCCTTGCGCTGCTGATCTCCCTGTGCTCTGCTGCGCTGGGCAAAGCTCTTCAGCCGCAGCTCGTCCTGCTCGGGCAGATGACACTGGGCGGGACCATCAGCTCAGTGGAAAACCTCGCCGCGAGCCTGCAACTCGCCCTGGACGCCGGGGGGAAACGGGTGCTGCTCCCCATGAGTTCTGCTGCCGACCTCGCCACCGTGCCCCCGGAGCTCTTCTCCAAGTTCCAGGTCACCTTCTACAGCGACCCGGTGGACGCGGTGTTCAAGGCGCTCGGCGTGCAATAG
- the pglZ gene encoding BREX-1 system phosphatase PglZ type A encodes MNPERVRGALQALFEDDRRWAHHGRRLVFWYDPEGDFREEISQLHLSGVEVFTLSGTPFALKRRLVVEEPEQPFLLYSPGPPPPPTENWLLDLECTGVLFNADRAAMVFADLGYRRRSLEAVVRAHPKFFASKKRISDLTGLMLPPDVDERGLLTGLLAVAVGEKVAEGSLVVRRVLAGGLDEAENPVWAELSRLGLVGAFWELAGQVTLFRAEAPTLRRLFLSLLVSHLGQQLGGMVPPALVGMRLPNTTPAYALISAWQRDVRDAPRLTELTLEVEADLGIEAWAQGQEPEAYQHADTFPVLERVALRALVRALQSSGINLQGVLAVARTRQTLHHAGRYAAEYAAVIAAAGLFEQRRLFSGTFPADAAVLFEGYAAHLHVFDRLYRQYVTALDRTPGDLLAGLTKAVEDVYVHWFLEGVNGAWTDSFDERLPDRLKPAQRQWMFFSQHAQPLLVKNDRDRVVVIISDALRYEVATELRERIIADLRGDPTLGGMLSTLPSQTRWGMAALLPGQRLTWDAEGDHVLRDGEPTRADDRAAQLARAGFPSTTLKLDHLLALSVDEGRALFEGKRLIYLYHDAIDVVGDKPASERDVFSACQAALEVLARAVKRLANSLNTSTVIVTSDHGFLYQRQVVEEADKLALPVKGAHVSAERRSVLGQNLPPAEGNLRVSLEAYQPMTAPVTALFPRGTLRYRVAGGGAQYVHGGASLQEMVVPVLTYRHKRAAGGPQASRKVGVEVVARSRRVTNTLFSVPFVQAEAVAERVRPRTVTVRLVDAAGREVTDVKQLTFESASPHPSEREQVARLSVTLQGPDVGATYFLSVTDTEDGVELLREPWTIAIAFQNDFGDF; translated from the coding sequence TTGAACCCCGAGCGGGTGCGGGGGGCGCTCCAGGCCCTGTTCGAGGACGACCGCCGCTGGGCACACCACGGGAGGCGCTTGGTGTTCTGGTACGACCCGGAGGGGGACTTCCGGGAGGAGATCTCGCAACTGCACCTCAGCGGCGTGGAGGTGTTCACCCTCTCCGGGACGCCCTTCGCCCTCAAGCGCCGCCTTGTCGTCGAGGAGCCGGAGCAGCCCTTCCTGCTTTACTCACCTGGACCGCCACCGCCGCCCACCGAAAACTGGTTGCTCGACCTGGAATGCACCGGCGTGCTCTTCAATGCCGATCGCGCGGCAATGGTCTTCGCGGACCTCGGGTACCGCCGCCGGTCATTGGAGGCGGTGGTGCGTGCCCACCCGAAGTTTTTCGCGAGCAAGAAGCGGATCAGTGACCTCACGGGGCTGATGTTGCCCCCGGATGTGGACGAGCGCGGCCTGCTCACCGGTCTCCTCGCCGTGGCCGTGGGAGAAAAGGTCGCAGAGGGCTCGCTGGTGGTGCGCCGGGTGCTCGCCGGGGGCCTGGATGAGGCCGAGAACCCGGTGTGGGCCGAGCTCTCGCGGCTGGGTCTCGTGGGGGCGTTCTGGGAGCTCGCCGGGCAGGTCACGCTGTTTCGCGCGGAAGCTCCCACCCTGCGGCGGCTGTTCCTGTCGCTGCTGGTCTCCCACCTCGGACAGCAGCTCGGGGGAATGGTGCCCCCGGCCCTGGTGGGCATGAGGCTGCCGAACACCACGCCCGCCTACGCCCTGATCTCCGCGTGGCAGCGGGACGTTCGGGACGCGCCGCGCCTGACCGAACTCACCCTGGAGGTCGAGGCAGACCTCGGCATCGAGGCCTGGGCGCAGGGCCAGGAGCCGGAGGCGTACCAGCACGCCGACACGTTCCCCGTGCTGGAGCGGGTGGCGCTGCGGGCCCTCGTGCGGGCCCTTCAGTCCTCCGGAATCAACCTGCAGGGCGTGCTGGCGGTGGCCCGCACCCGGCAGACCCTGCACCACGCCGGGCGCTACGCCGCCGAGTACGCGGCCGTGATCGCCGCCGCGGGGCTGTTCGAGCAGCGCCGCTTGTTCAGCGGCACGTTTCCTGCCGACGCTGCGGTGCTCTTTGAGGGCTACGCTGCCCATCTGCACGTCTTCGACCGGCTCTACCGGCAGTACGTCACCGCCCTCGACCGCACGCCCGGCGACCTGCTCGCGGGGCTGACAAAGGCCGTGGAGGACGTGTACGTCCATTGGTTTCTAGAGGGCGTCAACGGGGCTTGGACGGACAGTTTCGACGAGCGGTTGCCGGACCGGCTGAAACCTGCCCAGCGGCAGTGGATGTTTTTCAGCCAGCACGCCCAGCCCCTGCTGGTGAAAAACGACCGGGACCGCGTGGTCGTCATCATCAGCGACGCCCTGCGCTACGAGGTGGCCACGGAACTGCGCGAGCGTATCATCGCGGACCTGCGCGGGGACCCAACCCTGGGCGGCATGCTGTCCACCCTCCCCAGCCAGACCCGCTGGGGCATGGCCGCCCTGCTTCCGGGGCAGCGGCTGACCTGGGACGCCGAGGGGGACCATGTCCTGCGGGACGGGGAGCCGACACGCGCTGACGACCGGGCCGCACAGCTCGCCCGGGCGGGATTTCCCAGCACAACCCTCAAGCTCGACCACCTGCTGGCCCTCAGCGTCGACGAGGGCCGCGCCCTCTTCGAGGGCAAGCGCCTGATCTACCTCTACCACGACGCGATCGACGTCGTCGGGGACAAGCCCGCCAGCGAACGGGACGTCTTCTCCGCCTGCCAGGCCGCGCTAGAGGTGCTCGCCCGGGCGGTGAAACGCCTGGCGAACAGCCTGAACACCTCCACCGTGATCGTCACGAGCGACCACGGCTTCCTGTACCAACGACAGGTGGTCGAGGAGGCGGACAAGCTCGCCCTGCCCGTAAAGGGTGCCCACGTCAGCGCCGAGCGGCGCAGCGTGCTCGGTCAGAACCTGCCGCCCGCCGAGGGCAATCTGCGTGTGTCTCTGGAGGCGTACCAACCGATGACGGCGCCGGTCACCGCGCTATTTCCCAGAGGCACCCTGCGCTACCGGGTGGCGGGCGGCGGGGCGCAGTACGTGCACGGCGGCGCGAGCCTGCAGGAGATGGTGGTGCCGGTGCTCACGTACCGCCACAAGCGCGCGGCCGGGGGGCCGCAGGCGAGCCGAAAGGTCGGCGTGGAGGTGGTCGCGCGCTCCCGGCGCGTCACCAACACCCTGTTCAGCGTGCCGTTCGTGCAGGCCGAGGCGGTGGCGGAACGGGTGCGGCCCCGCACCGTCACGGTGAGGTTGGTGGACGCCGCGGGACGGGAGGTGACCGACGTCAAGCAGCTCACCTTCGAGAGCGCCAGCCCGCACCCGTCCGAGCGCGAGCAGGTCGCCCGGCTGTCCGTCACCCTGCAGGGTCCAGACGTCGGCGCCACCTACTTTCTCAGCGTCACGGACACGGAGGACGGCGTAGAACTCCTGCGCGAACCGTGGACAATTGCCATCGCTTTTCAGAATGACTTCGGAGACTTCTAG
- a CDS encoding McrC family protein, with amino-acid sequence MAVTSPSLQAPPVAPQGQGEARPVRVMAERQALLLPHLTQADRVAVFRVNKRRGGAFQIVDTPQGTRLEAGPYVGVFALATFTVQVVPKAEIGTRNTLFMLARTQGRDWALPPAHLNLDSTDLQDELAALLLATLRPELHRGLLRRSQTVQEDLPVLRGRLRVAAYLRRGDPSRLPVEYADLTTNHPVNRLFLLVLERLAARVSTPRLRQQVAELRGWLQGAGVTSWPSVPRDREAFTLNRLQRRYQPALNLVWLLLEGWGAFQEAGEWRGQAFTFNMDRLYERFLERVLVEEVLQGTGYVGHPQRPGAAGEYLFSGNVQQLKPDLTITQGGQVRLIVDFKNKRPEGQPGGGDLYQMYAYARHLGCDRVLLLYPGEVGFGPLEATRAPPLRISAAGLDLKPDLRTHREQLHQQLRAHLQTQGLHL; translated from the coding sequence ATGGCGGTCACGTCTCCTTCGCTGCAAGCTCCTCCCGTCGCCCCCCAGGGGCAGGGCGAGGCCAGGCCCGTTCGGGTGATGGCCGAACGGCAGGCCCTGCTGCTCCCGCACCTGACCCAAGCCGACCGCGTCGCCGTGTTCCGTGTCAACAAGCGTCGGGGGGGCGCATTTCAGATCGTCGATACGCCGCAGGGCACGCGCCTGGAGGCAGGACCCTACGTGGGCGTCTTCGCGCTGGCGACCTTCACGGTGCAGGTCGTGCCCAAGGCAGAGATCGGCACCCGCAACACGCTCTTCATGCTGGCCCGCACGCAGGGCCGGGACTGGGCGCTGCCCCCCGCCCACCTGAACCTGGACTCGACGGACCTCCAAGACGAACTGGCCGCCCTGTTGCTGGCGACCCTGCGCCCCGAGCTGCACCGGGGCTTGTTGCGGCGCTCCCAGACGGTGCAGGAGGACCTCCCCGTCCTGCGGGGCCGCCTGCGGGTGGCCGCCTACCTGCGACGCGGCGACCCGTCGAGGCTCCCGGTCGAGTACGCCGACCTCACCACCAACCACCCGGTCAACCGCCTGTTCCTGCTGGTGCTGGAGCGGCTCGCGGCCCGGGTCTCCACCCCCCGCCTGCGCCAGCAGGTCGCGGAATTGCGAGGTTGGTTGCAGGGGGCGGGCGTCACGTCTTGGCCCTCGGTGCCGCGCGACCGGGAGGCCTTCACGCTCAACCGCCTGCAACGCCGGTACCAGCCCGCGTTGAACCTGGTGTGGCTGCTCCTGGAGGGCTGGGGCGCCTTTCAGGAGGCCGGCGAGTGGCGGGGCCAGGCCTTTACCTTCAACATGGACCGCCTGTACGAGCGGTTTCTGGAAAGGGTCCTCGTCGAGGAGGTCCTGCAGGGCACTGGGTACGTCGGGCATCCCCAGCGCCCGGGGGCCGCGGGGGAGTACCTCTTTTCGGGGAATGTTCAGCAACTCAAGCCGGACCTGACGATTACGCAGGGCGGACAGGTGCGTCTCATCGTGGATTTCAAGAACAAGCGGCCAGAGGGCCAGCCCGGTGGGGGAGACCTGTACCAGATGTACGCCTACGCCCGTCACCTGGGCTGCGACCGGGTCCTGCTGCTCTACCCGGGTGAGGTGGGATTCGGCCCACTGGAGGCGACCCGCGCCCCGCCGCTGCGGATCTCCGCCGCCGGTCTCGACCTGAAGCCCGACCTCCGCACCCACCGGGAGCAACTGCACCAGCAACTCCGCGCCCATCTCCAAACTCAAGGACTCCACTTGTGA